CGGAGAGTCCTCGATCATCAGCAACGGAACGAGTGCGACGAGAAATATACTGGGTCCCAACCTCACGCTGAGCCCTTATCCTAATCCAGATTTCTCGTACACCGGCGGGGTAGCCTACAATCGGGCGTACACCTATCCACTTTTTGTCTCGCCGAGCTTAACCGACATCAAAATAGGTGATAACGGCGTCGACGGAAACCGTCCCAATGGAAATATGGTAATCCGAGCTTATACTGGACAGGGATACGCGCTGGGATGGATCTCCGTAATTAATCGTATTCCGAACAAATCGATGCATCCCAACAACGTTCCCTATCCAACGAGCTACCCCGACTTAGCAGGATTGGATGCAAATACGCAGCCTAAACGATTTCAAAAATCACCAGATGGAACACCTCAGCTCAAGTTGATAGAGTTCTCTTTCAACAAGAATAATTATACGAACTATAAGGCAGAAAAATGGTATAAGTTAGGGATTGGCGATCATCCAGACCTAACTCCAGCTTTAAATGGAGTCGTAAGAAGCAGACATGGAGGCAAGGATGCTTTCGCGCCATGTGGTGAAACGGTCTTTACGGCAATCAGCTGCGTAAACGATCCCAATGTGCCGGGCGGTTATATCATTAGAGTCATACAGCATCAGATGCCAGCGGGAACGTATGCAGAAACATCTTCTGGACCTGCCCCTATCCCGGAGGCGGTATATACTTCTACGATCGACGGGTACTATACGAAGTCGTGGGATCCTACTTTTTTCGGTCGCATAGGCAGCCCAGACAGCACGCGCAGGAATTATCCGACGGACGATGGGGTGCGTTTGGTGCAGCTGACGGGTAGCCCGATGCAGGATGCCGCCGCTTTGTCTAATCAGATCTCTCTCCTCTGCGGCGAACAATGGGGGATCGCTGAAAAACTATCAGCGCCCCACGAGTATCGTGCTCCCGACGGGTATCCATCAATTCAGCAACTTGATATTCGAAGATATCCGCTGGTACTTTGAAAAAGATGAAGCGAGTATCGATACCACGATCCAGCCGGATGCTATGAAGTTTATTGGGCAGCTTGGTCGATGCAATTCAGGCGCATCCGTTGCTTATTCAATTAAGCCCTTCTGGAAAAAAGCCGTAGATATCGGGCAGACATTCGTCGACGGCGCCGTGGTGCTGCAGCCCGACGCGCGGGTATGTATCGCGCACGACGTAAAAGACCGCACCGCGACGCCGGCCACCTCTCACGCCGGCACCGCCCTACCCAATACCGCCCACGGATGCCATCCTCGCGCTCCCCAATAACGACTCCGCACACGGCGGAAGGTTCACCCTGCGCATCCGCGGCAACATCGACAGCGTGAATATGTCCCAAACGCCGACCGGTTCGCAGGATCCCTTCTTCAAGCAAGGCAATTTTCCGCAGGCCGCGACAGATATTTATTTACCTTAATTCCGCAGCACTTTTTCTTGTGATATAATTTTGTGTGTTGAGGAGTCTTTTTGCCTCTACATGTGATAGGAAGCGACCTTAGACTGGTATTAGTCCTTGCAGGCGCATAAAATCCCCCACCCAAGCCAATGGGGAAAATGAATACCACAAAGAAATGCTGTTTATTCAAGGAAAACTTCAGAGTAGTATGCTTTATTGGTATAAAGGTTTAGAACGTTCTGCCTTCCTGTGCGCACCCATTTCGCTGGCACACTGACAAATTGCAGGATAAAGGCTTTCAATCTGCTTGTCTTTTTCAACGGCTTAACCTTTTCACTGATACGACGGACGAGATAGAGATAGAAGTTCTTCAGCATGGCGGTAACCATCATGAACACCATGTTCTCAGCCATAAAGGAAAAGGGCAGATGTGCCCAGCCGAAGTCATTGTTCTGTATGTCGAAGTTCTTTTCACTTGCTCCTCGTCCATTGTAAAATGTAATGATGTCTTTCTCGGTTGATACCCAATCATTGGTAAAGGATACAGCGATATGTGTATATCACTCCGAACATATCCGTCTGTTTCTTACCACCCTTGTCCCTTAAAGGACTTCGCTGTACGACAAGCCTGTATGACTTTCCTTCAATGAGGTTGTCCATGTTGATGGATGTGACATCGTATTTTTCATAACCAACCTCGACGCTCTTCCATTCTTTCAGTTGGCGGAACTCTTCATAACGAGTGCCACAGTTGGCAGCACGTATATAGAATGTGTTACAGCGTTGCTCTACGGTTTGGATAATTTCCTTTGAGAACGACCCACAGTCGGCACGGAAACGCTCTATTGTCACACCAAGTTCTGAGATTACTCGGTCCATAATGCGACGAAGCGTGTCTTCCTGATGAAATTTCACATTGGTGTTTCCATCACGATTCTCACCTCCAACGATAATGCCCCCAATGGAAGCCCAACCAGGGAAGTAGCCAAAATCCTGTTTGTAAGAATATTTTGCATCGAACTTGTGGGCAGGAATAAACTGATGATCAAAGTCCAAGTCAACATGGCTGCCTACCTTTATAAGCCCCATCTGTCGTATCATTCGCAGAAGTAAGGTGTCCAGTTTCTCTGCTGCATTGAAGCTATACGACTTCCCAGAGATCTCGCTCTTATAGACGACATTCTCTTCGGCAAGATCCTTAAGTCCACGTCCTACAGTGTCGGCACCAGGCAGTTGCGTACCAGGTCTCTGCCTGAACTGCCCTATAAGTGTATTGATATTCTCAAGACATTCTCCACCACAAAGGTAACTGAAGAAGAGAGAACCGAAAATGCTTCCATGACTAAAAGCCTTATCGCTACACCCACGTTTGCCCAAGACAGATTCTGTAAGTTTTTCAAAGCCCAACTTTGAAAATACGTCCATAATATGATAAATTCCACCGAAAGAAGTGATATTCTCGTTTTTAATTGCTACCTTTACCATGTCAGATTTTTGCTTACTTGTTATGTTTGCAGCACCAAGATAGGTGAAATTTCTGACATATCCAAGTGTTCTGAGAACTTTGTTTCTCAGAACACTTGGAGTTCTTACAAGAATTTATGCTGCGGAATTAAGGGAGACTATACTTATAGCTTGGAAGTTATTTATCGTTTGACAAGCCTTCATCTAATCGCTACCGCTTATAGCCTTTATTTTGCTTTAGGTTCTTATTGAGGTCTAATGCACGTGATGGGATAGGGAAGACGATAGTATGTCGGTCGGCTTCCGTTGCGGGTGCTGTACGGATGTCGTAAGACTTATGAAATCGGTTGAAACGGATGAGGTCATTACGACGCCAGCCTTCCCACATTAGTTCCATAATACGTTCGTTTAGGATATTCTCTAATGTTGCTGTTCTATTTCCCATTCCACTACGGCTACGAACAAGGTTCAGTTCTGTGTTGCCATTCTCTCCGTTACGCACAGCCGCTTCTGCCTTCATAAGTAAAACATCAGCATAACGGAAGAGAACAATGTCATTGTTAGGATTTTTTCCATCATTGTATGAGGTGCGGTCTACCTCATATTTCGCCATTCTCGCACCTGCAGTCTTAATATATGAACTGTTGGTAAGGTTTATCTCTACGGCAAGCGGCATATAGACAAGTGGCTTCCCATTCTCTAAATATACAACATTCCCATCTACTCGAACTGTGTCTGAATAAAGGTTATAGGCATATCGAGTGTCAACATTATTCGTCCCATACCCAAAGGTATTGACAGTAGATATCGTTGCACAAGCCCCGTTCTCAGCCCCTGTACCTAAAGCGCTTCCGTGTGCATAGTGACGAGAGCGGAAGAGATATTGGAATTGGTTCTTATAAAGGTGCTTGTCAACAGGAATGATAAATATATTCTCTGGTGAGGTCTCGTTGTGAACTGAGAAGTTACTGAGGTAATCTGGTGCTAACGTAAATCCATCAGCAGTGACTTTATCGCAGTAGTATTTGCAAGCCTGCCATATATTCATTTGCTGACCATCAACGGTAAAGTAAATTTGTTTACCATTAGGTTGCTGACTATCTGTCCAATCTGAATCAGAATAAACCTCACCATTCAGCATTAACTTGGCAAGTAAGAAGTTAGCCACAGAGCGCGTTACACGTCCATAGTCTGTGCCTGCAAGGTTGCTATGCCCAGTGGAAAGCAGTGGCATTGCCTCTTGTAGTTCCTTTACAATAAACTTATATACCTCCGGGCGACTTGTTTGTTTCGTGTTCTCAGTATCTTCGCTTAC
The sequence above is drawn from the Tannerella serpentiformis genome and encodes:
- a CDS encoding RagB/SusD family nutrient uptake outer membrane protein gives rise to the protein MKYLLRPLFFFSILTLTGCLDENCKDCLDTQHVYTTDNDVYINAVATLYNYIGGDKDSEGLQGTYRGVYDYNTFTTDEAIIPVRGGDWYDGGFWVDLYRHNWAVDSKPLYDTWKYLYKVIVFSNEALATIDKNRQLLTDNQYKAYRAEVRAIRALYYYYLMDMFGNIPLVTTVSEDTENTKQTSRPEVYKFIVKELQEAMPLLSTGHSNLAGTDYGRVTRSVANFLLAKLMLNGEVYSDSDWTDSQQPNGKQIYFTVDGQQMNIWQACKYYCDKVTADGFTLAPDYLSNFSVHNETSPENIFIIPVDKHLYKNQFQYLFRSRHYAHGSALGTGAENGACATISTVNTFGYGTNNVDTRYAYNLYSDTVRVDGNVVYLENGKPLVYMPLAVEINLTNSSYIKTAGARMAKYEVDRTSYNDGKNPNNDIVLFRYADVLLMKAEAAVRNGENGNTELNLVRSRSGMGNRTATLENILNERIMELMWEGWRRNDLIRFNRFHKSYDIRTAPATEADRHTIVFPIPSRALDLNKNLKQNKGYKR